The following nucleotide sequence is from Lacinutrix sp. Hel_I_90.
ACTTTGAATTTCAAAGTAAATAGTTAAAAAAATTTTGATGTTCTTTTTGTGAGGTCCCCGCAGGAGGGACATTAGTGTTTATGTATTAATTTTTCGAGCGCATTAATGTGTTTTTTAAATTCGGCCTTGCCTAATGGTGTTGTGCTATATCTTGTGTTGGGTTTTTTACCAATAAATTGTTTTTCAATTTTAATGTATTCTGCTTTTTCAAGTGCTTTAGTATGGCTTGCCAAATTACCATCTGTTGCCCCAAGAAGTTCCTTGAGCATATTAAAATCGGCATACTCATTCACCATTAAAACAGACATTATGCCTAATCTAATGCGGTGGTCAAATAGTTTATTTATGTTTGTTATGATGCTCATACTTTTCCGGCGTAAGCAGGACTATTTTGCTATTTATTAGTATTCTTATAAAAAATGGCAGTCTCATTGGTGCGCTTGATTTTTCTAAAAAGAAAGGCGATACCAAAGACAAACAAACCAATAATTAAGGATACAGGAATGAGTACTAGGGCGCCTTGTTTAGTCGTTTTTCGTTTTGCTTGTTGCTTGGCAATACTGCTGGATTGTTTGTTTATTTCTGTATTATCAATTAATCCGTTTTTATCTAAATCGAAAACAGCAACCGCTTCTTGAAACTGTTTATTAGAATAATAGGTGTAAGCTAAACCGCCAGTATACACCAAGAGCGTTGCTATTATAGCTATTTTTAAAACTGTTCTCATTTTACATCATATTTAAAATGCATGATTGCACCATAGATTATATGCATGACGCCAAAACCTAAGACCCAAAGCCAAAAGCCATAACCTGGTAACCATGCAGCAATTAAACCTAATACAATTTCTGTAAAACCCAAATAACGAATATCTCCAATACTGTACTTCGCGGCGTTTACTAAAGCCAAGCCATAAAAGATAAGCATTAAAGCACCGGTTTGTCCGTATTTTTGTTGTCCTAAAATGGTAAGAATATAAAAACCACCCACAGCCAAAGGAATTAAAAAATTAAGGATTAACCGCTTGGAGGAACTGTCCCAAATTTTCTCACCATTTTTTTTCGCTTTTTTCGTTGTAAGGTAAATACCAGTGAGTGCGCTCAAAGCAGCAACAGCCAATAAGATGGCGGCACAACTATAAAAAATATTTCCATCTAAAATTAAATAACCCCTAGCCGATGACGTTACAATATAGTAGGCTGCGGCTGCACCAATTAAGGCATAAACGCCAGCTAAGATACCAGATAAACCACTCAACGAAATAAAGCGGGACGACTTATTCATTAAATTTTTAATCTCGCTGATGTCTTTTAGATAATCTTTTGTGCTCATAATAAAAGTACTTTGAACTACAAAGTAAAACTAAATTATTGAGTTGTACAAGTTAAATGTTTTATAATTTAGTGAAACCCTATTTTTAAAAGACGCAGTCGCATTTAAAATAGCTGGTTGAACTAATTCCGTTGCAAAACGGAATCTGTATCAGGTTCTATGATTTTTATAAAACCCTATTTTTAAAAGACGCAGTCGTATTTAAAATAGCTGGTTGAACTAATTCCGTTGCAAAACGGAATCTGTATCAGGTTCTGTTATTTTTATGAAACCCTATTTTTAAAAGACGCAGTCGTATTTAAAATAGCTGGTTGAACTAATTCCGTTGCAAAACGGAATCTGTACCAGGTTTTGTGTTTTTTATAAAACCCTATTTTTAAAAGACGCAGTCGTATTTAAAATAGCTGGTTGAACTAATTCCGTTGTAAAACGGAATCAGTACCAGGTTTTGTGATTTTCATGAAACCCTATTTTGAAAAGATACAGTTACATTCAAATGTGCTCGTTGAACTCAGCGAGTTGTTATAGCGAAATGTAATTAGTTTTTCGCAATACATTCGAACTACCGACTGATTGTTGATTCGTTATCCTTTTTAGCAACTTTAGTGTATTAGCATGTGGTATCGAAAACTAATTTTTGATTAAATTTATAAAATAACCAAAGACAAAAAAATATGATTGTTACGCTATTAACCCTGGCCAACCTTGCTGGCGGATTATTACTAGGTTTAGCAACACTAGATAAGTGGGATAAGGGACGTGGTTTTTTTTATAAGATAGCTGCTGTTTTGCCTCCTTTTCAAACCGTTATTGGTGGTGCATTAGTCGTTTTAGGTATGATACGATTATTAGGATACGGCGTGTGGCTCGCCAATATCGTGAGCATTCTGGGTGGTATTTTGTTCTTAACGCATGTTCTGGGCAAAGCACCAGCTTTTGGAGATGCACTACTTAAATTATCACACAGGTTAATGCTTTTTAAAGCCACTATAGGCATTGCTTTAATTGTGATTGGGTTAAACCTTGTTTTAATGACAATTAATCTATGAACCCAGCGGAAGAATACATACTTAAACAACCAGAACCCTACCGTTCTATTTTAATGCATTTACAAGTTCTTATAGAGCAAACGATTCCTGAAATAGAATTAAAGTATAAATGGCAGCTTCCCTTTTACTATTATAAAGGAAAACCCTTTTGTTATTTTAATGCCAGTCATAAAAAAGAATTTGTAGATGTTGGTTTCGTAAAAGGAACATTAATAAAAAAACATCAAGAGTATCAAATTACCGAAAAACGCAAAAAGATGATGTCGTTGCGTTATCAATCGCTTGAAATGATAGCGGATCTGGTTTTAATTGACGTATTGAATGATGCCGTTAGATTATATTAATGACGCGGGACCGATTTTAAAATAGAATAAATAATTGCAAATAAAAAGGCTGGCAGTAATATAGAGAAGGCTATAGCTAAAGACTTCCCTGTTTATGACACACCAGCCGTATAATAATTGTTATCGTAACGTGTCTTTAAAACTAATTTTTTTTTCGGGTATTCATTGAGTAGAAAGATATAGCCAATACAATAATAGAGGCGTCTACTCATAATATCTATTCATGGTGCCTAAAAACACGATTAATCATCGTAGCTATTTATGAGAGCCATCACAATAAGGTGGGTTCTTGGTCATTTTGCAGGTGCATAAAAAAGCAGTTTTGTTTTCTGCAATGGAAAAAATCATTGGTGGCGTAGCGCTTTCGGTTTTATGCTTTCCGTTACAAAACGGCTGATTTTCGCTATGTCCACAGGTACACCAAGCGTAGTTTTTATTCGCTTCTAATTCACATGGAACAGGTGCATCACCACCTTTTATATTGTTGTTCATTTTTATAAACTGTTTATGGTTTTTCTAATGGCAACTAAGTTAGTCAATAAACCTTCTAAATTATCTAAATGCAACATATTAGCACCATCACTTTTTGCATTAGCGGGGTCAAAGTGCGTTTCTATAAACAAGCCATCTACATTATTTACAATTCCAGCTCTGGCAATAGTCTCAATCATATCTGGTCTGCCACCAGTCACACCAGCACTTTGATTAGGCTGTTGTAAAGAGTGTGTAACGTCTAACACTGTTGGCGCATATGCTCTCATGGTTGGAATACCACGGAAATCGACAATCATATCCTGATAGCCAAACATGGTACCACGGTCTGTAATCCAAGCTTTATCACTACCAGCATCTTTTACTTTTTGAACCGCGTGTTTCATTGCTTCCGGACTCATAAACTGTCCTTTCTTTAAATTAACGACTTTTCCTG
It contains:
- a CDS encoding transcriptional regulator; this encodes MSIITNINKLFDHRIRLGIMSVLMVNEYADFNMLKELLGATDGNLASHTKALEKAEYIKIEKQFIGKKPNTRYSTTPLGKAEFKKHINALEKLIHKH
- a CDS encoding DUF1801 domain-containing protein; its protein translation is MNPAEEYILKQPEPYRSILMHLQVLIEQTIPEIELKYKWQLPFYYYKGKPFCYFNASHKKEFVDVGFVKGTLIKKHQEYQITEKRKKMMSLRYQSLEMIADLVLIDVLNDAVRLY
- a CDS encoding CDGSH iron-sulfur domain-containing protein, translated to MNNNIKGGDAPVPCELEANKNYAWCTCGHSENQPFCNGKHKTESATPPMIFSIAENKTAFLCTCKMTKNPPYCDGSHK
- the kdsA gene encoding 3-deoxy-8-phosphooctulonate synthase, encoding MKLQDIPKIKHTNSNNFFLLCGPCAIEGEEMAFRIAERVLEITTKLEIPYIFKGSFKKANRSRIDSFTGIGNEKALEILAKVSEKFDVPTVTDIHETSDAALAAHYVDVLQIPAFLVRQTDLVVAAAKTGKVVNLKKGQFMSPEAMKHAVQKVKDAGSDKAWITDRGTMFGYQDMIVDFRGIPTMRAYAPTVLDVTHSLQQPNQSAGVTGGRPDMIETIARAGIVNNVDGLFIETHFDPANAKSDGANMLHLDNLEGLLTNLVAIRKTINSL